One Mucilaginibacter ginkgonis genomic region harbors:
- a CDS encoding helix-turn-helix transcriptional regulator, which translates to MSTATDSQKSIHQGRNVKRFREMLGLKQEALALALGDDWSQKRVSLLEGKELIEEDILAQVAAILKVPVEAIKNFDEEKAVNIISNTFNDTSMLNAVNYNPTFNPIDKLIEVYEENKKLYEQLLASEREKVEILKSKNN; encoded by the coding sequence ATGAGCACAGCTACCGATTCGCAAAAAAGTATTCACCAAGGACGCAATGTTAAGCGTTTTAGAGAAATGCTTGGCTTGAAACAAGAAGCACTGGCTTTAGCCTTAGGTGACGATTGGAGCCAAAAAAGAGTATCATTACTGGAAGGGAAAGAGCTCATTGAAGAGGATATTCTCGCTCAGGTAGCTGCAATACTAAAAGTACCTGTTGAAGCAATCAAAAACTTCGACGAGGAGAAAGCAGTCAACATTATCTCAAATACATTTAACGATACGTCTATGTTAAATGCTGTAAATTATAATCCCACTTTTAATCCTATAGACAAACTGATCGAGGTTTATGAAGAAAATAAAAAGCTTTACGAGCAACTTCTCGCAAGCGAACGTGAAAAAGTTGAAATTCTTAAAAGCAAAAACAACTGA
- a CDS encoding TerB family tellurite resistance protein: MKKDLKHMVVILVLFVCLGSAKLANAQAQEMQQLILDIEKLTQLKGILSDMKTGYQIYQQGYGSISQLSKGNFDLHSVYLNGLLSINPTVKDYGRVADIITQQASLLSEYKSAYKQFKQSGLFSASELTYMSNVYGQLVNQSLQNLDDLTNVLTAGKLRMSDDERMRAIDRIYASSSDKLQFLRHFNRQGVLLNIQRSKDAGDNRTMKQLYGINN, from the coding sequence ATGAAAAAGGATTTAAAGCATATGGTAGTTATACTCGTATTGTTCGTTTGCCTTGGTTCGGCAAAGCTTGCAAACGCCCAGGCACAGGAAATGCAGCAGCTAATTTTGGACATTGAAAAGCTTACTCAGCTTAAAGGCATTTTAAGTGATATGAAAACGGGCTACCAAATTTATCAGCAAGGTTATGGTAGTATTTCCCAGTTGTCAAAAGGAAATTTTGATTTGCACAGCGTTTACCTGAATGGGTTACTCTCGATAAACCCGACGGTGAAGGATTATGGCCGGGTTGCTGATATTATCACACAACAAGCCAGCCTGTTGAGCGAATACAAAAGTGCTTACAAGCAGTTTAAGCAAAGCGGCTTATTCAGTGCCAGCGAGTTGACGTACATGAGCAATGTATATGGTCAGCTGGTCAATCAAAGCCTTCAAAATCTCGACGATCTGACAAATGTCCTTACCGCAGGCAAGCTGCGTATGTCCGATGATGAAAGAATGCGGGCGATAGACCGGATCTACGCCAGTAGTTCTGATAAGTTACAATTTCTCCGGCATTTCAACCGGCAGGGCGTTTTACTGAATATCCAGCGCAGCAAGGACGCAGGCGACAACCGAACGATGAAACAGCTCTATGGTATAAATAACTAA
- a CDS encoding DUF4134 domain-containing protein — protein MKSQKTHFRSAVVNFLRHTLATITLLIISLSLYAQDGNSGITAATTQVKSYFTTGTSLMYAIGAIVGLVGAIKVFKKWNDGEHDTGKVASSWFGSCIFLVVVATVLKSFFGV, from the coding sequence ATGAAATCTCAAAAAACACACTTCCGCTCTGCGGTCGTAAACTTTCTCAGGCACACTTTGGCTACCATCACCTTGTTGATTATCAGCCTAAGCCTTTACGCACAGGATGGTAATTCAGGCATTACCGCTGCTACCACCCAGGTTAAAAGTTATTTCACTACTGGAACCAGCTTAATGTATGCTATCGGTGCCATAGTCGGGCTCGTAGGGGCTATCAAGGTATTCAAGAAGTGGAATGACGGTGAACACGATACCGGCAAAGTCGCTTCAAGCTGGTTTGGCAGCTGTATCTTTTTAGTAGTAGTTGCTACCGTATTGAAATCATTTTTCGGGGTATAA
- a CDS encoding DUF4138 domain-containing protein, producing the protein MKKSFIIFILGAWGTVSYAQDTAYVSRDKTTALFFKSAVKIISKSTPDFDLTQKEDALITIKARNTDFSPTRINVQDVSTAKIYHIPVEYSYGRAGRRIEVDGAAPMTVRVIKSAEFNYNAVLSQLAAGKRKDVVDHEKTGGVKAWVDELSLAGNRIFFRLDIRNKSNLPYEIDFVRFYIRDLKAVARMATHEQEIVPLITTLHKKTSIGHKQEIAKVFGFHRFSLSEDQALNVELYERNGNRHLYLQIKQKDLDDLKTITPAVQQPVNAIAANTIN; encoded by the coding sequence ATGAAAAAATCGTTCATTATCTTCATTCTTGGTGCGTGGGGAACAGTTTCCTACGCGCAGGATACGGCTTATGTGAGCCGTGACAAAACCACAGCTTTATTCTTTAAGTCTGCGGTTAAAATTATCAGCAAATCAACTCCGGATTTCGATCTGACACAGAAAGAAGATGCGCTGATTACCATTAAAGCACGCAATACCGACTTTTCACCCACCCGCATCAACGTCCAGGATGTGAGCACGGCAAAAATTTATCACATCCCGGTAGAATATTCTTATGGACGGGCAGGAAGACGGATTGAAGTTGATGGCGCAGCTCCTATGACTGTTAGGGTGATTAAAAGTGCCGAATTTAATTACAACGCAGTCCTTTCACAATTAGCCGCAGGTAAGCGAAAAGATGTGGTAGATCACGAAAAAACGGGAGGCGTTAAAGCCTGGGTCGATGAACTATCGCTTGCCGGTAACCGGATTTTCTTTAGGCTGGATATTCGTAACAAATCCAACCTTCCCTACGAAATTGATTTTGTGCGGTTTTACATCAGGGACTTAAAAGCCGTCGCCAGGATGGCAACGCACGAACAGGAAATTGTACCCTTAATTACAACACTGCATAAAAAGACTTCCATTGGTCATAAACAGGAGATCGCGAAAGTTTTCGGTTTTCACCGTTTCTCGCTTTCAGAAGACCAGGCGCTGAATGTTGAATTATACGAGCGGAACGGTAACCGTCACCTTTACCTCCAAATCAAACAAAAGGATCTGGACGATTTGAAAACAATAACGCCGGCAGTGCAGCAGCCGGTTAATGCAATAGCTGCAAATACAATTAATTAA
- a CDS encoding DUF4133 domain-containing protein has product MALYQINKGINKPIEFKGLKAQYIGYLAVGLVLLLIVFAVMYIVGVPVISCIIIISVLGSGLFYQVFKLSHKYGEHGLMKKAAKRYLPNHLKFTTRNIFLKLKK; this is encoded by the coding sequence ATGGCATTATATCAAATCAACAAGGGAATTAATAAGCCTATCGAGTTTAAAGGATTGAAGGCACAGTACATCGGCTACCTGGCAGTTGGATTGGTGTTGTTGCTGATTGTGTTTGCTGTTATGTATATCGTTGGGGTTCCGGTAATATCATGTATTATCATTATCTCCGTATTAGGCAGCGGACTATTTTATCAGGTATTCAAACTAAGCCATAAATATGGCGAGCATGGCTTGATGAAGAAAGCAGCTAAAAGGTATTTGCCAAACCATTTAAAGTTTACTACACGAAATATCTTCTTAAAACTAAAGAAATAA
- a CDS encoding conjugal transfer protein TraI, which produces MKKFKVIYVCIVFIIINLTWVNTVKAQFVIGEVIKLTVTKVIKAIDLKVQRMQNKTIWLQNAQKVIENQMSKTRLTEISGWTEQQRQLYSSYYTELGNIKATISKYQRIKDITLKQAALVSEYKKAWGLFRQDSHFNPQEINYMQRVYTGILDASVKNLDEIMLVVSPAKTQMTDEQRLELINKASDHLDENYNDLHQFNNQGIQLSLQRSKDLSDTQSIKKLYGIN; this is translated from the coding sequence ATGAAAAAATTTAAAGTTATATACGTGTGTATTGTATTCATAATCATCAATTTGACTTGGGTGAATACCGTAAAGGCACAGTTCGTAATTGGCGAAGTAATAAAGCTTACGGTTACCAAAGTAATAAAGGCGATTGACCTGAAAGTACAGCGTATGCAGAATAAAACAATCTGGTTGCAAAACGCGCAAAAGGTCATTGAAAATCAAATGTCCAAAACGAGGTTAACAGAAATATCTGGTTGGACGGAGCAGCAAAGGCAATTATACAGTAGTTACTATACAGAATTAGGAAACATTAAAGCGACCATATCTAAATATCAGCGGATAAAGGATATTACTTTAAAACAAGCTGCCCTGGTCAGTGAATATAAAAAAGCCTGGGGCCTGTTTCGACAGGATAGTCACTTCAACCCCCAGGAAATCAATTACATGCAGCGTGTGTACACCGGCATATTAGATGCAAGTGTCAAAAACCTCGACGAGATCATGCTGGTCGTTAGCCCTGCTAAAACACAAATGACAGATGAGCAGCGCCTGGAATTGATTAACAAGGCCAGCGATCATTTAGACGAAAATTACAATGACTTGCACCAGTTCAATAACCAGGGCATTCAATTAAGCCTGCAACGCAGCAAAGATTTAAGCGATACCCAATCAATTAAAAAGCTTTATGGAATCAATTAA
- a CDS encoding HEPN domain-containing protein, with translation MGTYLGNIAPWEQYPKHLRFEEIMNPLKVVIDFFSSGWPKDHREDLKEWRYFVLNDKVFKDRHGSGHILFIYDQNMQLIEALHLLLLKFKDRWPRLEDVTKEQITQESNDWVYFPKNLSQSELANPYKAIKKCFKKISPQEYRDYLHEWLHTALYNNAADETLSASEIIDVYDNIRKLYSAAWLIHQRETNEAITHKSWGKNKDKQLTNAEDLTPLKDLNPKLSEEQEAVVDKIKNLIIERIPGVNLIYLIGKNAKPSIYYLLILIDDSEKAVEHEVANKIEDNCRFLGTVFAIVHKRSSTKKGLDNDKRFWHNTLYKSINLYKAPEAELLNAKAIEDHVWIEKAQKDWDRWGLQGKEFMKGAIRYIEDNNCTLALFSLHQATESSLIGIIHGITGYRLTTHNLPRMIKITLLFTDEIKRSLQLNTTEGLQLFNLLQLGYSETRYKSDFEPDEGSVKLLKDRVALVMDKIEQVYQQFIKCKTSS, from the coding sequence ATGGGCACTTATCTGGGTAATATCGCGCCGTGGGAGCAATATCCTAAACATCTTCGTTTCGAAGAAATCATGAATCCGTTAAAGGTAGTTATTGATTTTTTTAGCTCCGGATGGCCGAAGGATCATCGGGAAGATCTGAAAGAGTGGCGCTATTTTGTCCTGAATGATAAGGTTTTCAAGGATAGACATGGTTCCGGTCACATTTTATTCATATACGATCAAAACATGCAATTGATTGAGGCTTTGCATTTATTATTACTAAAATTTAAGGATAGGTGGCCGCGTTTGGAAGACGTAACAAAAGAACAGATCACACAAGAAAGTAATGATTGGGTCTATTTCCCAAAGAACTTATCACAAAGCGAGCTGGCTAACCCATATAAGGCTATAAAGAAATGCTTTAAAAAGATCAGCCCACAGGAATATCGCGATTATCTGCATGAATGGCTTCACACAGCGCTATATAACAATGCTGCTGACGAAACATTATCGGCAAGCGAGATCATCGACGTTTATGATAATATCCGTAAGCTCTATTCTGCGGCATGGCTCATTCATCAGCGTGAAACTAACGAAGCTATTACGCACAAATCTTGGGGGAAGAATAAAGATAAACAGTTGACCAATGCAGAAGACTTGACGCCTTTAAAAGACCTCAATCCAAAACTAAGCGAGGAACAAGAGGCGGTTGTTGATAAAATAAAGAACCTGATCATTGAAAGAATACCGGGTGTGAACTTGATCTACTTGATTGGTAAGAATGCAAAACCTTCCATTTACTATCTTTTGATATTAATAGACGATAGCGAAAAGGCGGTTGAACATGAAGTAGCTAACAAGATTGAAGATAACTGCCGTTTCCTGGGGACAGTATTTGCTATTGTTCATAAAAGATCTTCCACGAAGAAAGGATTAGATAATGATAAACGTTTCTGGCATAACACACTTTACAAAAGCATTAATTTGTATAAGGCACCGGAAGCAGAATTGTTGAACGCAAAAGCTATTGAGGATCACGTGTGGATTGAAAAAGCTCAAAAAGACTGGGATCGCTGGGGTCTACAAGGTAAAGAATTCATGAAAGGCGCGATCAGGTATATTGAAGATAACAATTGCACATTAGCGCTTTTTTCTTTACATCAAGCTACCGAGAGCTCGCTGATAGGAATCATCCATGGCATTACAGGCTACCGCCTTACTACACATAACCTTCCACGGATGATCAAAATAACGTTGCTATTTACAGACGAAATAAAGCGATCGCTGCAACTTAATACTACCGAAGGTTTACAGCTTTTCAATTTACTCCAATTGGGCTATTCTGAAACAAGGTATAAGAGTGACTTTGAACCGGATGAAGGTTCCGTAAAGCTACTAAAGGATAGAGTTGCCTTGGTAATGGATAAGATTGAACAAGTTTATCAGCAATTTATTAAATGCAAAACCAGTTCTTAA
- the traM gene encoding conjugative transposon protein TraM, whose translation MNAALNSGQLPQHTPEFLKERKFLVIMPLLIIPFLTMAFWALGGGKQSASAYENSNVQGLNATLPQAQFKDQKAQDKMGIYQTVKTDSASSANSGVSESFVKSMGLDAAKAGHSDSATQRSTANLTGGPTVADVNEAKIQAKLAAINQQINQPEPANYGGGASSPQSAADVKRLELMMKAMNGSGGGNDPEMKQLTQMLQQINDIQNPGNVNSRLRNQSMKNHGRVYAVMAANNDDDDNTPTEKMQVNYASYDGGGKAKKHRSATAEAGNTIQAVVHEDQTLVSGAVIKLRLLDGIYVNGKMIPKGSFVYGTCALNNERLDIKIASIRYLNNILPVALTVYDLDGMEGLYVPGSIGRDAAKNGVGDAVQSMQLMSMDQSVGTQAASAGVEAAKGLFNHKVKQIKVKVKAGYEVLLKDSNDRDN comes from the coding sequence ATGAATGCAGCATTAAACAGCGGCCAATTGCCGCAGCATACTCCTGAATTTTTGAAGGAGCGCAAATTTTTGGTCATCATGCCCCTGCTGATCATCCCATTTTTAACGATGGCTTTTTGGGCATTAGGCGGCGGTAAGCAGTCGGCATCTGCCTATGAAAATTCCAATGTCCAGGGGCTAAACGCCACACTTCCGCAGGCGCAGTTCAAAGATCAAAAAGCCCAGGACAAAATGGGAATTTACCAAACAGTTAAGACAGATTCCGCGAGTTCAGCCAATAGCGGTGTTAGTGAAAGTTTTGTTAAATCGATGGGACTGGATGCGGCTAAAGCCGGGCATTCTGATTCGGCTACCCAACGTTCGACCGCTAACCTTACAGGTGGCCCAACGGTAGCAGATGTAAACGAAGCAAAAATCCAGGCGAAGCTTGCCGCTATCAACCAGCAAATTAACCAGCCTGAACCCGCGAATTACGGCGGCGGCGCATCATCGCCCCAATCCGCCGCCGATGTGAAGCGCCTCGAATTGATGATGAAAGCAATGAATGGCAGTGGCGGCGGCAATGATCCTGAAATGAAGCAGCTAACTCAGATGCTGCAACAAATTAATGATATACAAAATCCAGGTAATGTAAATAGCAGGCTGCGCAATCAATCTATGAAAAATCACGGTCGTGTGTATGCGGTAATGGCAGCGAACAACGATGACGACGACAATACCCCAACTGAAAAAATGCAGGTGAACTACGCTTCTTACGACGGAGGCGGTAAAGCGAAAAAGCACCGTTCCGCTACAGCTGAAGCTGGAAACACCATCCAGGCAGTTGTGCATGAGGATCAAACGCTGGTTAGCGGCGCGGTGATCAAATTAAGGCTGTTGGATGGCATTTATGTGAACGGCAAAATGATTCCAAAGGGAAGTTTTGTCTATGGAACCTGCGCTTTAAACAATGAACGCCTGGATATCAAGATTGCCAGTATTCGCTATCTCAATAACATCCTGCCCGTAGCACTTACAGTTTATGATTTGGACGGTATGGAAGGGCTATATGTTCCAGGATCAATCGGCAGAGACGCTGCAAAGAACGGCGTTGGAGATGCGGTTCAATCTATGCAGCTGATGTCAATGGATCAGTCTGTTGGTACACAAGCCGCCAGTGCAGGTGTGGAAGCCGCAAAGGGCTTATTCAACCACAAGGTAAAACAGATCAAAGTCAAAGTAAAGGCCGGTTACGAAGTCCTTTTAAAGGATAGTAACGACCGGGATAATTAA
- the traJ gene encoding conjugative transposon protein TraJ produces the protein MKKKIYLTAILAVTGIAFPLFSKADGLATDIQGLQGTLNGVYNDMLPMCSQLIGVGRAIAGFGALWYIGSRVWRQIASAEPIDFYPLMRPFALGLAILLFPTVIAIINGIMSPTVSATGGMVQNSDAAIAALLKAKEAAVEKTDTWQMYVGADGDGDRDKWYKYTHPEDKDGSGEGMLASVGNDVKFAMSKASYNFRNSVKQWMSEVLQVLYEAAALCINTIRTFYLIILAILGPIVFGLAVFDGFQHTLTVWLAKYINVFLWLPVANIFGAIIGKVQENMLKLDISQVQNAGDTFFSSTDTAYLIFLIIGIIGYFTVPSVANYIVNAGGGNGLLQKVNSIVSSTGQSVVGAASGGSNMSADSFGNQRSNTSQSMAASAVSKPYFQDKGSNPNNGRASKIDPQQA, from the coding sequence ATGAAAAAGAAGATTTATTTAACCGCAATTCTTGCGGTAACGGGGATAGCTTTTCCTTTATTTTCCAAAGCAGATGGGCTTGCAACTGATATACAGGGCCTGCAAGGCACCTTAAACGGCGTCTACAACGATATGCTGCCGATGTGCAGCCAACTAATCGGCGTTGGCAGAGCAATAGCCGGATTTGGTGCCTTATGGTATATCGGCAGCCGGGTTTGGCGGCAGATAGCCAGTGCAGAGCCGATAGACTTTTACCCGCTCATGCGGCCATTCGCTTTGGGTTTAGCTATCCTGTTATTTCCGACGGTCATCGCTATCATCAACGGTATCATGTCGCCTACTGTAAGCGCCACGGGTGGCATGGTGCAAAATTCAGATGCTGCCATTGCAGCATTACTGAAAGCAAAAGAAGCGGCAGTAGAAAAAACGGACACCTGGCAGATGTATGTTGGTGCTGATGGTGATGGCGACCGCGATAAATGGTATAAATACACGCATCCAGAAGATAAAGATGGAAGTGGTGAAGGAATGCTGGCCAGTGTGGGAAACGATGTGAAATTTGCCATGTCTAAAGCATCCTATAATTTCCGCAATTCGGTAAAGCAATGGATGTCTGAAGTGTTGCAGGTGTTATACGAAGCAGCGGCCTTGTGCATTAATACGATTCGCACATTCTACCTGATCATCCTTGCCATATTAGGGCCTATTGTTTTTGGCTTAGCCGTCTTCGATGGTTTTCAGCACACGTTAACCGTGTGGCTGGCTAAATATATTAATGTATTTCTATGGCTGCCGGTTGCCAATATTTTTGGTGCTATCATCGGTAAGGTGCAGGAAAATATGCTGAAACTTGATATTAGCCAGGTCCAAAATGCCGGTGATACTTTCTTTAGTTCAACCGATACAGCCTATCTCATTTTCTTAATTATTGGTATCATCGGTTATTTCACTGTTCCAAGCGTAGCTAATTATATCGTCAATGCAGGTGGAGGAAATGGATTGCTCCAAAAGGTCAATAGTATCGTGAGCAGTACCGGTCAGTCGGTTGTGGGTGCCGCTTCAGGAGGTAGCAATATGTCTGCGGATAGTTTCGGTAATCAGCGCTCAAATACCAGCCAAAGCATGGCGGCCAGCGCCGTATCAAAGCCTTATTTCCAGGATAAAGGCAGTAACCCAAATAATGGACGGGCGAGCAAGATCGATCCGCAGCAAGCCTAA
- a CDS encoding TraG family conjugative transposon ATPase translates to MASHSKAEQVFPVYKVEHNCMVSANGDLTIGYKVNLPEIFTLSNEEYLAFHEVIIKALKLLPKNTVFHKQDWFVGDQYEAVFAKEGHQQVKTFLSHSSERYFHEREFLHHHCHIFLTKKPDKFKQYSSAVSSLMRKRIVPAQTTCEELFRDFQDSAGQFVRVLEDSGLISLSRLNDDELAGTLQRAGVLEQYCFLLNQNEAPVLKDIHIQDEIRIGDNHCQLYTLSDAEDLPPLCGPRITYDKYSTDKTKFSTGFATPIGTLLKCNHLYNQYIFIGDSLQTIKKLEAKKLRLQSLSAYSRENAIGRDATHDFLNEAISQQRLPVKAHFNVLAWTDNPALLKDLKNKVSSSLAQMDAQPKQETDGAAQIWWAGLPGNEAAFPMNDTFDTFVEQATCFLNLETNYQSSISPCGIRLGDRLSGKPVHVDISDDPMTKGITTNRNKFILGPSGSGKSFFTNHLLRSYFEQGSHVVLVDVGHSYQGLCEFVGGYYFTYTEHEPISFNPFYIADGDVLDTEKRESIKAMILALWKKEDEGVQRSEYVAISDALYHYYEKLKQEPEIFPCFDSFYEFLNGEFHETMKQSKVKDERFDIDNMLFVLKPYYKGGEYAYLLNAKENLDLLQRRFIVFELDNIKDHPILFPVVTLIIMETFVSKMRKLGKDVRKMILIEEAWKAIAREGMAEYIKYLFKTVRKYFGEALVVTQDIEDIISSPVVKQAIINNSDCKILLDQRKYQNDFPKIQQLLGITDKETALIMSMNRNNDENLKYKEVFISLNGQLSKVYRTEVSREEYWTYTTESSEKAKVHAYTKKYGSVKLAIAAIVREELEKAA, encoded by the coding sequence ATGGCATCACATAGCAAAGCGGAACAGGTATTCCCTGTCTATAAGGTCGAGCACAACTGCATGGTGTCCGCAAACGGCGATCTTACCATTGGTTATAAAGTAAACCTGCCGGAGATCTTTACTTTGTCAAATGAGGAATATCTTGCATTTCACGAAGTAATTATAAAAGCGTTAAAACTGCTGCCTAAAAACACCGTGTTTCATAAGCAGGACTGGTTTGTGGGTGACCAATACGAAGCTGTTTTCGCGAAGGAAGGCCATCAGCAGGTTAAAACCTTTCTTTCTCATTCCAGTGAACGCTATTTCCATGAACGCGAGTTTTTGCATCATCACTGCCACATTTTTCTCACTAAAAAGCCGGATAAGTTTAAGCAGTATTCCAGCGCGGTTAGTTCCTTGATGCGTAAACGCATCGTGCCGGCACAAACAACCTGCGAGGAATTATTCAGGGACTTTCAGGATAGCGCAGGACAATTTGTAAGAGTGTTAGAAGATAGCGGCTTAATCTCTCTTTCACGGCTAAATGATGATGAATTAGCCGGTACATTGCAAAGAGCAGGAGTTTTAGAACAGTATTGCTTTTTGCTTAATCAAAACGAAGCGCCGGTATTAAAGGATATTCATATTCAGGACGAGATCAGGATCGGCGACAACCACTGTCAGCTTTATACTTTAAGCGATGCGGAAGACCTGCCGCCGTTATGCGGGCCGAGGATCACCTATGATAAATACAGTACAGATAAAACGAAGTTCAGCACCGGCTTCGCCACGCCTATAGGCACCTTGCTGAAATGCAACCATCTGTATAACCAATATATCTTTATAGGTGACAGTCTGCAAACGATCAAAAAACTGGAAGCAAAGAAATTGCGCTTACAATCGCTTTCAGCTTATTCACGGGAAAATGCCATTGGCAGGGATGCAACCCACGACTTTTTGAACGAAGCGATCAGTCAGCAGCGCTTACCGGTGAAAGCACATTTCAATGTTTTAGCCTGGACTGATAACCCTGCGCTTCTAAAGGACCTTAAAAACAAGGTCAGTTCCTCACTCGCTCAAATGGATGCACAGCCTAAGCAGGAAACCGACGGAGCCGCTCAAATTTGGTGGGCAGGCTTGCCAGGCAACGAGGCCGCTTTTCCAATGAATGACACTTTTGATACCTTTGTTGAACAGGCAACCTGTTTCTTAAATCTCGAAACAAATTATCAGTCAAGTATCAGCCCTTGCGGTATTCGCTTAGGTGACCGCTTATCAGGTAAGCCGGTGCATGTAGATATCAGCGATGACCCCATGACGAAGGGTATTACTACTAATCGCAACAAATTCATTTTAGGCCCATCGGGCAGCGGTAAATCGTTCTTTACTAATCACCTGTTGCGTAGCTATTTTGAACAAGGATCGCACGTGGTTTTGGTAGATGTGGGACATAGCTATCAGGGACTTTGCGAATTTGTCGGCGGTTACTATTTTACTTATACGGAACACGAGCCGATCAGCTTCAATCCGTTTTACATTGCAGACGGTGACGTTTTGGATACAGAAAAAAGGGAAAGTATTAAAGCTATGATTTTGGCTTTATGGAAGAAGGAAGATGAGGGCGTACAGCGGTCAGAATATGTGGCTATATCAGATGCTTTGTACCATTACTACGAGAAATTAAAACAAGAGCCCGAAATATTCCCCTGCTTTGACAGCTTCTATGAATTTCTTAATGGTGAATTTCATGAAACTATGAAGCAATCAAAAGTGAAGGATGAACGTTTTGATATAGATAACATGCTTTTTGTATTGAAACCATACTATAAAGGTGGTGAATACGCTTACCTCCTGAATGCTAAAGAAAACCTCGATCTTTTGCAAAGGCGGTTTATTGTCTTCGAGCTGGACAATATCAAAGACCATCCTATTTTATTCCCGGTAGTTACTTTAATAATCATGGAAACGTTTGTGTCCAAAATGCGCAAGCTTGGAAAAGATGTTCGCAAAATGATCTTGATTGAGGAAGCCTGGAAAGCCATTGCGCGTGAAGGGATGGCCGAGTATATTAAATACCTCTTTAAAACGGTACGTAAATATTTTGGTGAAGCATTGGTTGTCACCCAGGATATTGAAGATATTATCAGCTCGCCTGTGGTTAAACAAGCCATCATCAATAACAGCGACTGCAAGATCTTACTTGACCAGCGGAAGTATCAGAATGACTTTCCAAAAATTCAGCAGCTATTAGGGATTACCGATAAAGAAACGGCGCTTATTATGAGCATGAACCGGAATAATGACGAAAACTTGAAATATAAAGAAGTATTCATTAGTCTAAACGGCCAGCTTTCCAAAGTTTACCGCACGGAAGTAAGCCGCGAAGAATATTGGACTTACACAACCGAATCTTCGGAAAAAGCAAAAGTCCATGCTTACACTAAAAAATATGGAAGTGTTAAGCTTGCCATAGCCGCCATTGTCAGGGAAGAATTAGAAAAAGCAGCATAA
- the traK gene encoding conjugative transposon protein TraK codes for MFTHLKNIETAFKHIKLFSYFLIAACTTISCFALYKSYQAANIAGSHIYILANGKALEAFAADRKDNIPVEARDHIRMFHHYFFTLDPDEKVIDGNIGKALYLADESAKNQYNDLKEKSYYNNLISGNISQQVTVDSIQLDINQYPYYFKCFATQKLIRSTSTANRSLITQGYLRNVARSDNNPHGFLILHWETLANRDTTIQH; via the coding sequence ATGTTTACTCATCTCAAAAATATTGAAACTGCTTTTAAGCACATCAAACTCTTCAGCTATTTCCTGATAGCAGCCTGCACCACCATATCCTGTTTCGCACTTTACAAAAGTTATCAGGCAGCAAATATTGCCGGCAGTCACATTTACATATTGGCAAACGGTAAGGCGCTGGAAGCTTTTGCAGCCGACCGGAAAGATAATATCCCTGTGGAAGCAAGGGATCATATCCGGATGTTCCACCATTATTTTTTCACGCTTGACCCCGATGAAAAGGTGATCGATGGCAATATCGGTAAAGCACTATACCTCGCTGATGAGAGTGCGAAAAATCAATACAATGATTTAAAGGAAAAGAGCTATTACAACAATCTGATTTCTGGTAATATCAGCCAGCAGGTTACAGTGGATAGCATCCAGCTGGATATTAATCAGTATCCCTATTACTTCAAATGCTTTGCGACGCAAAAGCTGATCCGCTCCACTTCAACCGCAAACCGAAGCCTGATCACCCAGGGATACTTGCGCAATGTAGCCAGGTCAGACAATAACCCGCATGGTTTCCTGATCCTGCATTGGGAAACCTTAGCGAACAGGGATACCACCATTCAACATTAA